From one Mobula hypostoma chromosome 28, sMobHyp1.1, whole genome shotgun sequence genomic stretch:
- the LOC134339086 gene encoding histone H1-like, translating to MTETAAAEVAPPPAPVAATKAPKKKNAAARTKPAGPKLGEQIDKIVADCRSPRGVSIVAIKKGLAANGVDVEKLKSQIKMVIKRKLESGSLIHTKGAGASGSLKAAKKGSNANVVKKVKKPAAKTSQIKKPAIKKTAAKKTAKKSPAKKQSVKKQTAKKAAAKKPAAKKAAQKTKSPKKIAAPKAKAPKKSAKPKSKAKSVKTKKAAAKK from the coding sequence ATGACCGAGACCGCAGCCGCTGAAGTCGCTCCTCCACCGGCTCCCGTCGCTGCAACCAAGGCTCCCAAGAAAAAGAACGCGGCCGCCCGGACCAAGCCAGCCGGTCCCAAACTGGGCGAACAGATCGACAAGATTGTGGCGGATTGCCGCAGTCCCCGAGGGGTGTCCATAGTCGCGATAAAGAAGGGGTTGGCCGCCAACGGCGTCGATGTGGAAAAGCTCAAAAGTCAGATCAAGATGGTCATTAAAAGGAAATTGGAAAGCGGCTCCCTGATTCACACCAAGGGCGCAGGTGCCTCCGGCTCCTTGAAGGCCGCTAAAAAAGGAAGTAATGCCAATGTCGTGAAAAAAGTGAAGAAACCAGCGGCCAAAACATCTCAGATCAAGAAGCCAGCGATCAAGAAAACTGCGGCCAAGAAAACAGCTAAGAAATCTCCCGCCAAGAAACAAAGTGTTAAGAAACAGACGGCTAAAAAAGCGGCAGCTAAGAAACCAGCGGCCAAGAAGGCTGCGCAGAAGACCAAGAGCCCCAAGAAGATCGCAGCTCCGAAGGCGAAAGCGCCCAAGAAGTCGGCAAAACCCAAGTCGAAGGCGAAATCGGTGAAAACCAAGAAGGCGGCTGCCAAAAAGTAA
- the LOC134339090 gene encoding histone H3, whose product MARTKQTARKSTGGKAPRKQLATKAARKSAPATGGVKKPHRYRPGTVALREIRRYQKSTELLIRKLPFQRLVREIAQDFKTDLRFQSSAVMALQEASEAYLVGLFEDTNLCAIHAKRVTIMPKDIQLARRIRGERA is encoded by the coding sequence ATGGCCCGTACCAAGCAAACAGCGCGCAAGTCGACTGGTGGCAAAGCTCCCCGCAAACAGCTGGCCACCAAAGCGGCGCGGAAGAGCGCTCCAGCCACGGGCGGAGTGAAGAAGCCTCATCGCTACCGGCCCGGCACTGTGGCTCTGAGGGAGATCCGGCGCTACCAGAAATCCACCGAGCTGCTCATCCGCAAACTGCCCTTCCAGCGTCTAGTGCGAGAAATCGCTCAGGACTTCAAGACCGACCTGCGCTTCCAGAGCTCGGCCGTCATGGCTCTGCAGGAGGCCAGCGAAGCTTACCTGGTTGGACTCTTTGAGGACACCAACCTGTGCGCCATCCACGCCAAACGAGTCACCATCAtgcccaaagacatacagttggCCCGCCGCATCCGCGGCGAGCGCGCCTGA